The Verrucomicrobiota bacterium region ACTCAATTTATCATTATCTGTATCGGCACATTTGCTGTAATGGTACTCCAGAAAGCCGCTTCTGCTGATGTCCTTTCACGGCAAAACCCTGAGTATTTATCCCCTTTTCTTGCCCGATATGGTTTTTTTATGGTCTTAATCCCCATTGTCTGGACGATGTATGCGATATTATCCGACAAGGTAGGGAAAAATATATTTTCGTTAAAATTTGCCCAAGGCGTGGGGATTGTCATGATGATCCTGCTTTTCCTTGTTTATTTCTATACGATCTTTTTCCTTTTTTGATCCCACTGTGCACGAAGGTATTTGACTGTGCTGTCTTCTGAATTCGTTCCGATGACCTCTTTGGCAAAATGTTTGACCTCCTCAGGGGCATTACCCATCGCGGCACTGTGCCCGGCCATGCGGAACATCGGTATATCATTAGTCTCATCCCCGACCACAGTGACATGAGCCATGTCGAGCCCGACCATCTTGCATAAAGTCTCCAGCCCATGCCCTTTGGTCGCAAAATAATCATGGATCTCGATCCACCACCAGCCCGGCCCGTAAGGGTCTTCATACATGTGGGCGCGCAAACTCTCGGAGTGATTTGCCTCCACCCACCGCAAAATGCGTTCAACCGCCTGTTTCGGGCCTATCGTCGTAATACAAACAGGCTGGATGAACTCCCCCACCGTCAGCCGAGGTACCGCGCGTAAACGTGGATCACCCTTCGCCTGCCGGGCCTTGAGCCAAACAGCAATCCGCTCATTTGAAGGAGGAGCATGGAACATCAGGTCCTCTGTCCCGTCGTAACAAAAGAAAAAAGGCGAGATCCCCTCTGAGAGTGACTTTTCGATGACTTGCCCGGTAATTTCCCTGTCCATCGCCTGGACACACAAATGTTTGCCCGTATGGAAATCAGTGATATAGGAACCATTTTTCTCGACCACGGGGAATTCAAAGGGGATCCCCTTGATGACGTCATACATTTCGATTAATCCCCGGCCACTCGCGACGGTAAAAGGCATCCCTTCCCCGAGCAATTTGCCTAGTTCATCACGGCTGTAATCGGTTAATTGTGCTTGAGGATTGATCAATGTCCCGTCGATATCCGACACAAACAGGAAGTCATGCTTTAATTCACACGGGAAACTCATATATCCGCGCGATAAAAGGCCAAATGCCCAAGGAGGGCAATGGAAAAATTCATCTCTGATGACGAATCCCTCACCCCGGCACGGTTTCGAGACTGGATACCCTCCTGAAGGCATGGGCCGTGGATGATCCCCAGAAAACGCCAAAGCCCACGCCCTGTCAATCGCCACTCAGAGGTGTAAAGACTGTTTCCCTTGCCCGGCCAATACATCACTCATCGATTACAACGGCCAGATACAGATGGGATAAAAGCCGGATAATCTATGCCCGTTTTAAGCATGACAAAAAGGGTGCCGTCATCCGAGGATCACGAAAGAGTCTTTTCCTTTCTCTTTAACCACAACATCCACCCCACGGCAATCAGAAGACCTGTTAATCCTCCGATATAACCGGCATTATGAATATAGGCCACACACACAAAGGCCGGGATATCCGTGACCCCGAGGATCGTACACATACTCGACCAGTTCGAATAATCACTGGTATGATGCTTCCTGAGGAAATACCCAACAGTCCCGAAAACAAAGGCCATCGCGATAATCATCAGGAATCCTGCCAGACACCGCCGGTACACATCAGACACGGGCCAAAGAGGAACTTTGATGCGGGCCAAAAACCAGCCCGAGAAAAAACCGACCCACCAAGTCGCCAGAAAACCAATCTCCCGCACATAGACCCTCACGGGCAAACCAAAATCAGCATAATTGAATTGTTCGAATTTTCAACCGCGTAAAATACTCCAGAGAAATCGTGTAGATGACTTGGTCATGCAAAATGCCATAACCACCCGCGACCACTGCACCCACACAGGCAATTGCTAACATCCGGGGAAAGAGCTTGAAATCAAACTGAGGGAAAAAGAAATTCATCCACCGATCCTGACTAAATCTTTTTTTAGGCTTGGCTGTGGCCGGTGTCATCGGAAAGGGCGACAGCGAGTCCTTGCCTACGTTTCGATACAGCCCAGTCACGGTCGGGATCTTCCATATCGAGGCGGATCATCCCACCTTTGAATTGGGCGGCGATTTTCGCATACTGTATTTCCTGATCGGGATCGGGATACTTCCATTCGTGCAGGTAATAAATTTTAATAATTCCGGCCTGGAGCATTTCTTTGGAGCAACCGAAACACGGCTGCATCGTCGTATAAACAGCCCCCCCGGCCACTGAAATCCCAAACCGCGCCCCCGCCAACAGGGCATTTTGCTCGGCATGGACACAGATACACAAGTCGTAACCTTTTCCCGCAGGATACTTCTCACGGTTCGAGCACCTTTCACACCCTCCATCTAGGCAATTCTCCATTCCTACCGGGGTACCGTTGTAACCTGTGGACACAATCCTTTTATCCAAAACTACGATTGCCCCCACGCGGCTCCCCACGCAATTTGCGCGTTTGCGTACCGCCATGGCGATTCCCATAAAATACTCATCGTGGTCGGGTCTTCCGTATTGGTCTTTAGACATAATGATTCACAGGATTGAACAGGGAAACAACGCCAGGGAAAAGAAAGAAATAAAATCAAACGAACATGGTTTAATGGTCCCCTTCGGGTCAAGGTTGGGATGATCGGAAACTTTTTTTTCCGGGAGCCGGATCAGCCACTCTTTCGGGCCGTCATACGCGGTATAGAGGCTTTTGTGGGCTGCCCATGACATATCCCCCGTACGCGAGAGTAATATTCGGTTACCCACGAGAGAAGGAATCCCAGCTTTAAATCCTGTTCCTCCTTTGACGATTACTTAGGGGATTCCCACGGGCGTGCCCGGCAATTGATAAGACACTTTTCCAACCCCGGATCAAGAAAAAGGAACAGAGGCCTGTACTCAAATGCCGCTGCGATTAGTCCGGCATAACAACCTTCTATAACCCATGAATCGGACCCCGCGCAAAATGCTCGGATATCAGTAATCCCCTCCCCTGCCGGGCGCGCAACCGTGATTTTCCCCGGCACTCATGCGACGGTATCTAGGTCCAGCACTTTCCCATGCCCTTCAGAGGACAAACGTTTTGCGAGTGTTGATTTTCCGAAACCCGAATTACCTAAGATAACAATTTTCATATTTAAAAAGATTCACGCACAGCCAAGCTCAATCAAGGCGATTTCCGGGCGGCAGTTAAAACGGACCGGCGGGGCAATCGATCCAAGTCCCCGATTCACATACATCCGGGTATTACCCTTTTGGAAAAGGCCTTGGGCATATTTATTCCCGTACTTAGAAGGAACGATGGGGGCGCCGAAAAAAGGAATATTCACCTGTCCCCCGTGTGTATGTCCGGAAAGAATCATGTGACTGCCGGGACGGTCCCACTTTTCGAAGGTATCCGGGTTATGCATCAGGACAATCTGAAATGCCCCCTGTGTCCCCGAGAAAGCCTTTTGAAAATCGAGCTTTTCGGTCCAGAGATCACCTAAACCCACAATCTCCAACGTTTGTCCAGACTCCTCGATAAGCGTATTTTTGTTTCGTAAAACAGTGACCCCTTCTTCGGTGAGTGAACGGGTGACATAATCACCATTAAACCAGTGGTCATGGTTCCCTAATGAAGCAAAGGTGCCGTAACGGGTTTTTGCCCGGCCAATAGCCCCCGCACATTCACTCATGAACTCCTCAACCTCGACCCCTTTGCCGTAAAGCTTCCTTTTTAATCCGGAAACATTCTGGCGTCCGGTAATATAATCCCCGGTCACCAAAAGTAAATCCGCGTGGAGGCTATTTACCTTTGCGACACAATCATACAGATAATCCAGTGAAACCAAATGACTCCTGTGCAGGTCGGTAATGTGCGCAAGCCTCATGCCATTAAAAGCTTTGGGCAACCCCACGATCTTTAAACTTTGCCGGGTCACCTCCACCAAGGTGGGTTCTACTCCTAACGTGTAGGCACTCCCTAAAGTAAAAACACCGGCTGTCCCAAGGCAAAGCTTGAGGAAATGCCTGCGCGGGAATCCCTTTGACGCAGGAGCAGTTTTTTCAGTCATGGAGTATAAACACAAAATGCCATGGAAAGTTTTTTTCTCCCCTGCAAACGATCAGACCTAAAGAAAAGCCCCATTGGTTTGGGCCAATGGGGCTGGTTAAAAACTCTCTTTATTTTATTTTTATGTGGGACACCCTTTATTCGATAGGAATAACCGTCTCTGCGTCTTCTTCCTCTCTTTCAGAGATGACCGGAGCGATCGCTTGGAGTTTATCCTCGTTATCGAGATTGACGAGTTTGACACCCATGGTGTTACGACCGGCCTCGCGGATATCCTTGACCGGGGTACGGACCATTTGTCCACCGACAGTGATGAGCATAATCTCGTCTTCGTCACGGACAGTCAGGGCTCCGACGACACCACCGGTTTTTTCAGTAGTTTTCATCGTGATGATTCCTTTTCCGCCACGGGATTGTTTGCGATATTCTTCAAAGTCCGTGCGTTTACCGATACCATTTTCTCCTGCGACAAGCAGGGTGGCGTCAGTGACAACGAGGGCTAATGCGACCACCGCGTCGGTATTTTCGAGGGAAATACCCCTGACGCCGGCAGCTGAACGGCCCATGGAGCGGACGTCTTCTTCATGGAAACGAATACTCATTCCCTCACGGGTGATCAGGACGATCTCATCATGACCAGTGGTCTGGCGGACCTCGATCAAGGCGTCACCTTCATCGATGCCGATGGCGATGATGCCATTCTTATTAACGTTACGGAAAGCCGAGAGTTCGGTTTTCTTGACAGTACCCTTTTGTGTGGCAAAGAAAATCTGCCCGGTTTGTTCCCAAGTCACATCTTCATTTTGTCCATTTTTCTTCGACAAGATACGGATGAGTGCAGCGACTTTTTCACCTTCTTTGAGCTGGAGGAGATTGGCGATACTACGGCCTTTGGATGCGCGGCCCATATCGGGGATCTCATGGACACGCTCCACATAGACACGTCCGGTATTTGTAAAGAACATCAAATAATCGTGTGTGGAGGCCGTAAAGAGATGCTCGACGAAGTCGCTATCTTGTTCGGTCTCCCCTTC contains the following coding sequences:
- a CDS encoding HAD family hydrolase — translated: MSFPCELKHDFLFVSDIDGTLINPQAQLTDYSRDELGKLLGEGMPFTVASGRGLIEMYDVIKGIPFEFPVVEKNGSYITDFHTGKHLCVQAMDREITGQVIEKSLSEGISPFFFCYDGTEDLMFHAPPSNERIAVWLKARQAKGDPRLRAVPRLTVGEFIQPVCITTIGPKQAVERILRWVEANHSESLRAHMYEDPYGPGWWWIEIHDYFATKGHGLETLCKMVGLDMAHVTVVGDETNDIPMFRMAGHSAAMGNAPEEVKHFAKEVIGTNSEDSTVKYLRAQWDQKRKKIV
- a CDS encoding dCMP deaminase family protein, which encodes MSKDQYGRPDHDEYFMGIAMAVRKRANCVGSRVGAIVVLDKRIVSTGYNGTPVGMENCLDGGCERCSNREKYPAGKGYDLCICVHAEQNALLAGARFGISVAGGAVYTTMQPCFGCSKEMLQAGIIKIYYLHEWKYPDPDQEIQYAKIAAQFKGGMIRLDMEDPDRDWAVSKRRQGLAVALSDDTGHSQA
- a CDS encoding metallophosphoesterase codes for the protein MTEKTAPASKGFPRRHFLKLCLGTAGVFTLGSAYTLGVEPTLVEVTRQSLKIVGLPKAFNGMRLAHITDLHRSHLVSLDYLYDCVAKVNSLHADLLLVTGDYITGRQNVSGLKRKLYGKGVEVEEFMSECAGAIGRAKTRYGTFASLGNHDHWFNGDYVTRSLTEEGVTVLRNKNTLIEESGQTLEIVGLGDLWTEKLDFQKAFSGTQGAFQIVLMHNPDTFEKWDRPGSHMILSGHTHGGQVNIPFFGAPIVPSKYGNKYAQGLFQKGNTRMYVNRGLGSIAPPVRFNCRPEIALIELGCA